One region of Agelaius phoeniceus isolate bAgePho1 chromosome 12, bAgePho1.hap1, whole genome shotgun sequence genomic DNA includes:
- the LOC129125393 gene encoding uncharacterized protein LOC129125393 isoform X1 — MKTACLQMLLWALCLVVTLAGGQPRAHVRCSNTCVEVSKKFIPERLIRRYYELDSTCRQNAACKCCPECTIFVTMKDKEICVDSNESWVKEIKDKLKRKDATVMPPRDVTSAEEPGSIERHVGLPELPPSQATAPAGFFQGAGTTLRERVHAPAATTEVSSKPPPGRQEPPQLPAGSSPVTQEEAVHPGVTPEAKGEPSSSPASSATVAAGLGSRQPSPRPTGQHTASPKSNSDLMAAARGSIQPVLATNGFLDPTGARANTPNTASSSSGSDLPSNWDSMRTTTVTETAPQTTSVSTLSSTTATDKAASVHTNRAVGPSAGTTALAHSLPVGKQEPSNTGVFTHQALSSQARVQMITVKPNNLPLPTFLSKSQMHFVTPVSVVCGLMVSSVALVWLYLKFGVKPEETSREMVQGLLYQQAGHQDNVYPMEVI; from the exons AGTGTCAAAGAAGTTTATACCAGAGAGGCTGATCAGGAGGTACTACGAGCTCGACTCCACATGCAGACAGAATGCTGCATGTAAGTGCTGCCCAGAATGCACCAT atttgTTACTATGAAGGATAAGGAGATTTGTGTAGATTCAAATGAAAGCTGGGTGAAGGAGATCAAAGACAAACTGAAAAGGAAAGATGCCACAGTGATGCCACCACGTGATGTCACCTCAGCAGAAGAGCCTGGCAGCATTGAGAGACACGTTGGTCTTCCAGAACTGCCTCCATCTCAAGCCACTGCTCCAGCTGGTTTCTTCCAAGGGGCTGGAACAACTCTCAGGGAGAGAGTacatgctcctgctgccaccacagAGGTGTCCAGCAAGCCCCCCCCgggcaggcaggagcccccccagctccctgcaggatcCAGCCCTGTGACACAGGAGGAGGCTGTGCACCCTGGGGTCACTCCAGAAGCCAAGGGAGAGCCCTCAAGTTCTCCTGCATCTTCAGCAACTGTGGCAGCAGGCCTGGgctccaggcagcccagcccacgCCCCACTGGTCAACACACAGCTTCTCCTAAGTCCAATTCAGACCTGATGGCTGCTGCCAGAGGATCAATCCAACCTGTACTTGCTACCAATGGATTCCTGGACCCTACAGGAGCCAGAGCCAACACACCAAACACTGCTTCCAGCAGTTCTGGGTCAGATCTCCCCTCCAACTGGGACAGTATGAGGACCACAACAGTCACAGAGACAGCACCACAAACTACTTCAGTGTCTACTCTGAGCTCCACCACTGCCACAGACAAAGCTGCTTCTGTCCATACCAACAGGGCTGTTGGTCCCTCTGCAGGGACAACAGCACTTGCTCATTCATTGCCTGTAGGGAAGCAAGAGCCTTCAAACACAGGAGTTTTTACTCACCAGGCACTATCAAGCCAAGCCAGAGTGCAGATGATCACAGTCAAGCCAAACaatctgcccctgcccaccTTCCTGTCAAAATCTCAAATGCACTTTGTCACCCCAGTTTCTGTGGTATGTGGACTGATGGTTAGCAGTGTTGCTCTTGTATGGTTGTATCTGAAATTTGGAGTCAAACCAGAAGAAACATCAAGAGAAATGGTGCAGGGCTTGCTCTACCAGCAGGCAGGACATCAAGACAATGTCTATCCAATGGAAGTAATATGA
- the LOC129125393 gene encoding uncharacterized protein LOC129125393 isoform X2: MQTECCIFVTMKDKEICVDSNESWVKEIKDKLKRKDATVMPPRDVTSAEEPGSIERHVGLPELPPSQATAPAGFFQGAGTTLRERVHAPAATTEVSSKPPPGRQEPPQLPAGSSPVTQEEAVHPGVTPEAKGEPSSSPASSATVAAGLGSRQPSPRPTGQHTASPKSNSDLMAAARGSIQPVLATNGFLDPTGARANTPNTASSSSGSDLPSNWDSMRTTTVTETAPQTTSVSTLSSTTATDKAASVHTNRAVGPSAGTTALAHSLPVGKQEPSNTGVFTHQALSSQARVQMITVKPNNLPLPTFLSKSQMHFVTPVSVVCGLMVSSVALVWLYLKFGVKPEETSREMVQGLLYQQAGHQDNVYPMEVI, from the exons ATGCAGACAGAATGCTGCAT atttgTTACTATGAAGGATAAGGAGATTTGTGTAGATTCAAATGAAAGCTGGGTGAAGGAGATCAAAGACAAACTGAAAAGGAAAGATGCCACAGTGATGCCACCACGTGATGTCACCTCAGCAGAAGAGCCTGGCAGCATTGAGAGACACGTTGGTCTTCCAGAACTGCCTCCATCTCAAGCCACTGCTCCAGCTGGTTTCTTCCAAGGGGCTGGAACAACTCTCAGGGAGAGAGTacatgctcctgctgccaccacagAGGTGTCCAGCAAGCCCCCCCCgggcaggcaggagcccccccagctccctgcaggatcCAGCCCTGTGACACAGGAGGAGGCTGTGCACCCTGGGGTCACTCCAGAAGCCAAGGGAGAGCCCTCAAGTTCTCCTGCATCTTCAGCAACTGTGGCAGCAGGCCTGGgctccaggcagcccagcccacgCCCCACTGGTCAACACACAGCTTCTCCTAAGTCCAATTCAGACCTGATGGCTGCTGCCAGAGGATCAATCCAACCTGTACTTGCTACCAATGGATTCCTGGACCCTACAGGAGCCAGAGCCAACACACCAAACACTGCTTCCAGCAGTTCTGGGTCAGATCTCCCCTCCAACTGGGACAGTATGAGGACCACAACAGTCACAGAGACAGCACCACAAACTACTTCAGTGTCTACTCTGAGCTCCACCACTGCCACAGACAAAGCTGCTTCTGTCCATACCAACAGGGCTGTTGGTCCCTCTGCAGGGACAACAGCACTTGCTCATTCATTGCCTGTAGGGAAGCAAGAGCCTTCAAACACAGGAGTTTTTACTCACCAGGCACTATCAAGCCAAGCCAGAGTGCAGATGATCACAGTCAAGCCAAACaatctgcccctgcccaccTTCCTGTCAAAATCTCAAATGCACTTTGTCACCCCAGTTTCTGTGGTATGTGGACTGATGGTTAGCAGTGTTGCTCTTGTATGGTTGTATCTGAAATTTGGAGTCAAACCAGAAGAAACATCAAGAGAAATGGTGCAGGGCTTGCTCTACCAGCAGGCAGGACATCAAGACAATGTCTATCCAATGGAAGTAATATGA
- the LOC129125551 gene encoding C-C motif chemokine 5-like, translated as MLTARPVLLLAGLLTFSLCSHAAPYTPAECCFGYIKGVLRLDVLLGFNFTTRECYFPAIVFDTKKGAKICANPEDKWVKRAVKELLKRKELRAP; from the exons ATGCTCACTGCAAGGCCAGTCCTGCTGCTCGCTGGCCTCCTCACCTTCTCACTGTGCTCCCATGCAG CCCCCTACACTCCAGCCGAGTGCTGCTTTGGCTACATCAAGGGCGTCCTGCGGCTGGACGTCCTCCTGGGCTTCAACTTCACCACCAGGGAATGCTATTTCCCAGCAATTGT GTTTGACACCAAGAAAGGAGCCAAGATCTGTGCAAACCCTGAGGATAAGTGGGTGAAGAGAGCAGTTAAAGAGCTTCTAAAGAGGAAAGAACTTCGTGCCCCGTGA
- the LOC129125548 gene encoding C-C motif chemokine 3-like, with amino-acid sequence MAGRREPQPEPAGRAAQGTRKSHPTATMLPARTVLLLTLLLTFSLHHATAHFAPVECCFDYAQKRIRHPQGFYETSKDCPKPAVVIVAANGDEICADPKKDWVNKIVKRLQSKKSDPSTI; translated from the exons ATGGCAGGGAGGAGagagccacagccagagccagcgggcagggcagcacagggcacgagGAAGAGCCACCCCACAGCCACCATGCTCCCTGCTAGGACTGTCCTGCTGCTCACCCTGCTGCTCACCTTCTCCCTGCACCACGCCACAG cccaCTTTGCACCTGTGGAATGCTGCTTTGACTATGCACAGAAACGCATCCGACACCCTCAGGGCTTCTACGAGACATCCAAGGACTGCCCCAAGCCTGCAGTTGT GATTGTGGCGGCCAATGGTGATGAGATCTGTGCCGACCCTAAGAAGGACTGGGTGAATAAAATCGTAAAACGGCTTCAAAGCAAAAAATCAGACCCATCCACCATCTGA